One genomic window of Moorella glycerini includes the following:
- a CDS encoding Flp family type IVb pilin, translated as MASLLKKIWRDERGYEMAELLVIVGVLGVIATVVLGTMKLGLNTAAGNVGTKVNDIVNSWTSTP; from the coding sequence ATGGCAAGCCTGTTAAAGAAAATCTGGCGGGACGAGAGAGGATATGAAATGGCCGAGCTTTTGGTAATTGTCGGTGTGCTGGGGGTTATAGCTACTGTGGTGTTGGGTACTATGAAGCTTGGCCTGAATACTGCAGCCGGGAACGTAGGAACGAAGGTCAACGATATTGTTAACAGCTGGACATCTACTCCTTAA